The genome window TGACAGGAGCAGCGAAGCCCGCGTCGATGAGTTCTCGTGCGAGCGTGTCATGCCCGAGCACTCGCAGGCGGCTCGTGAGCACCGTCGCCTCGCTGCCTTCCGTCAGGTCGGCGACACGAACCCAATTGACCACGCGCTCGGCGCCGCCCTCCTCCATCTGCTGCGAGAAGAGGTAGATCTCCTCCCCGTCGGGCCCGGGTATCGTGACCACCCGATCCGTCGACGTCGAGAGGCTCGCGGCAGAGCCACCGCCTGCAACGGTCATGGCGAGAACACCTCGAGCGGCGAGGTGGCGTCGCACGTTCGCGTAGAAGCGTGATCTGCCCACCCTGTCGAGCAGAGTGATGGATGTCGCGCCTATGATCACGAGGTCGAACCGCCGGCCCAGCGCGAAGTCGCGCATGTCGCCGACGACGCACTCGAGCATCGGATGGTCAGGCACCGCACGGCGAAGGCGCGAGAGCATGTCGTCGGAGAGGTCTAACGCCGTCACCCTTCTGCCCGATCTCACCAGAGGTATGGTCAGCCGCCCGCTCCCGGCGCCGATGTCGAGAATCGGCCCTTCGACGCCTCGCGCGAGCGCCAGCATCTCTCTGATCTCCGCACGGTCAGACCCCACCAGCCTGTCGTAGAACTCGGCACCGTCGCCGGTGTAGAGGTCCTGTTCCTTCGGTACCGCTCCGACCATTTCGAATCTCGCCGATACGGCCTCGGTGATCAGACTCGACATATTGCATTACCTCTCTGCCAAGAGCATCAGGGTGCGGGTGTGTCATCACCCACCCGCACCCCTTGATCAGGTTGCGATCGCTGCCGCACTGCCGATGATGGCGATGATGTAGCTCGCGTGCTCCCACCACTCGAGTGGGGCATCGATCTGTTCGAGTTCGAGGAACTCGAGCGAATCCGTCTGCATGTCATACCTCCGTGAAGGCACCTTGCGAAGGTGCCTCTATGTCAGGGCGAAGATGCCGATGATCACTCCCACAGCGAATCCACGCGTGAAATCGAGGGCGTCATCGAGCGCTTCCATGGACTCGAGTTCTTGGAACTCGAGCGTCGGTGTTGCTGATCGCATGCTCACCTCCCTCCCGTTTCTCCTGGTCTGCTCGCGATCACGTCGCTGCAGCCGCGCCGATGCCGATCAGCACCAACGCGCCGAGTACGCCCTTGTAGAAGCTGTCCCAACTGGGGGCATCCATCGCCTCCAGCTCCTGGAACTGAAGCTGTGGTCCGGCACTTTCGGTCATTGATTCACCTCCTTCCGCAACTTGGACGATCGGTCGGGATGACCGAACGGCTGAGAGCTCCATGACGAGTCACGGAGAAGATCGGAGAAGTCCGCTGCGACGAGACCCGCGAGCATCGGGTGGCGATTCGCCCAGGCTCTCTCTGTGACAGCGGCGATGCGCGCGATGGACCGAGGAGTCGGGCGTGGCGGAGTCGGGATCTGCCAACGATCGATGAGGGCGGCGATGCCCGACGGCGGGTCGAGCGGAAGCGCGAGCCCACTCGCTGCCGTCGACCAGAACTCTTCGAGGCTCCGTCGATCTCCCCAGCGCCGGTCTCCCGAGCAGATCCGACGCCAGACGGCAGCGATGATCGCCGCCGTTGCGGCCATCTTGCGCACTTCCAGCGCGAAGGACACCTCGTTCGCGATGTACCAGTGACGGGCGCTGTAGGGGTCGCTCCCCCGCAACGCCGCCGTTCGCTGGGTCGCTGCGCTCAGACGCGCGAGGCGCAGTCGTGACCCCGGAGAGGTGTCGCCCCGGCTCGCCGTGGCGAGAAGCGCGCTGCCGAGCGTGATCGCATCGCATTTCGCCCTGATGGTCCTCCGCGGGCTCGTCGAGGCTCCGGCCAGAC of Microbacterium sp. LWH13-1.2 contains these proteins:
- the mpaA1 gene encoding MpaA1 family daptide-type RiPP; amino-acid sequence: MTESAGPQLQFQELEAMDAPSWDSFYKGVLGALVLIGIGAAAAT
- the mpaM gene encoding daptide-type RiPP biosynthesis methyltransferase, yielding MSSLITEAVSARFEMVGAVPKEQDLYTGDGAEFYDRLVGSDRAEIREMLALARGVEGPILDIGAGSGRLTIPLVRSGRRVTALDLSDDMLSRLRRAVPDHPMLECVVGDMRDFALGRRFDLVIIGATSITLLDRVGRSRFYANVRRHLAARGVLAMTVAGGGSAASLSTSTDRVVTIPGPDGEEIYLFSQQMEEGGAERVVNWVRVADLTEGSEATVLTSRLRVLGHDTLARELIDAGFAAPVISPVRTTGHDEILLLTTTWAGTSDAGGRDASE
- the mpaA3 gene encoding MpaA3 family daptide-type RiPP, producing MQTDSLEFLELEQIDAPLEWWEHASYIIAIIGSAAAIAT
- the mpaC gene encoding daptide-type RiPP biosynthesis dehydogenase; amino-acid sequence: MSAELAARVPTLWHGQGITRRMTDRLTAGREALAIMDSSTPTPVLSGSPPMTIVVDARSVSIASVVSIAEQIARRKPRVIIAVGGGSILDASKIAALVLSPGRTFDFAIERAATSALTFLPDAPPPVEVIAVPTTLGTSSETNSVGILTNESGHRLIIGGSLRPRHAIIDARNLMTLSPVAVREGAMEAFLRLAGASTSPRRTIRAKCDAITLGSALLATASRGDTSPGSRLRLARLSAATQRTAALRGSDPYSARHWYIANEVSFALEVRKMAATAAIIAAVWRRICSGDRRWGDRRSLEEFWSTAASGLALPLDPPSGIAALIDRWQIPTPPRPTPRSIARIAAVTERAWANRHPMLAGLVAADFSDLLRDSSWSSQPFGHPDRSSKLRKEVNQ
- the mpaA2 gene encoding MpaA2 family daptide-type RiPP, with the protein product MRSATPTLEFQELESMEALDDALDFTRGFAVGVIIGIFALT